Proteins from one Ipomoea triloba cultivar NCNSP0323 chromosome 1, ASM357664v1 genomic window:
- the LOC116009796 gene encoding uncharacterized protein LOC116009796, whose translation MSCLFPWIRFLLQFPVLPLLVGLSSVSVPKSVKEALSHPGWQQAMVDEIAVLHSSGTWDLVPLPPGKTVVGCRWVYNVKVGPDGHIDKLKARLVANGYTQVFGVDYTNTFSPVAKISFI comes from the exons ATGAGCTGTCTCTTCCCTTGGATCCGGTTCCTGCTCCAGTTTCCAGTCCTTCCATTGCTAGTCGG TTTATCATCTGTTTCTGTTCCTAAATCGGTTAAGGAGGCTCTTTCTCATCCTGGTTGGCAACAAGCTATGGTAGATGAAATAGCTGTTTTACATTCCTCGGGAACTTGGGACTTGGTTCCATTACCTCCTGGCAAAACAGTTGTTGGTTGTCGATGGGTCTATAACGTCAAAGTTGGACCAGATGGACATATAGACAAACTCAAGGCTCGACTCGTAGCAAACGGGTACACTCAAGTGTTTGGCGTTGATTACACTAATACATTCTCACCTGTGGCCAAGATCTCTTTCATCTAG